The genomic interval TGGCGGGGCGAACATGGAGGGCATCGCGGCGAATTGACGAACGGTCAGCCTCCGTTCCAAAGTCCGTGCACCGGAGAGCCCCCATGAACGAGGGTACACCCGAAAGCGTCACGATCACGCGCTGCTGGACCGCGGCGAACGCAAGTCCCCTCATGCTCGAGTACCACGATCGCGAATGGGGCGTTCCGCTCCACGGAGACCAGCCGCTCTTCGCGAAGCTCGTCCTCGACGGCTTTCAGGCCGGACTGTCGTGGTCCATCATCCTGAACAAGAGAGCGCGGTTTCTCGAGGTGTTCGAGGGCTTCGATCCCGAGCGGATGGCGCGCTATGACCGCCGCAGGATCGCGCGAATCCTGAAGGACCCAGGGATTGTCCGCAACCGCCAGAAAGTGGAGGCGGCGGTG from Deltaproteobacteria bacterium carries:
- a CDS encoding DNA-3-methyladenine glycosylase I; this translates as MTRCWTAANASPLMLEYHDREWGVPLHGDQPLFAKLVLDGFQAGLSWSIILNKRARFLEVFEGFDPERMARYDRRRIARILKDPGIVRNRQKVEAAV